Proteins from a single region of Punica granatum isolate Tunisia-2019 chromosome 8, ASM765513v2, whole genome shotgun sequence:
- the LOC116187235 gene encoding pentatricopeptide repeat-containing protein At4g21300 isoform X1: protein MCMDALTTRARSPFLLLKRFVTAVACSFEPSLPQSNSLFLPHPEEHSVSRFALLLQSCSGPSDLQLGRKLHAQVITYGLKSNALICSKLLGMYVLCGSFIDATSMFYRMEIQHSLPWNWMIRGWTMSGQFKFALLFYFKMLGLGICPDKYTFPYVVKSCSGLGSAVMGRLVHQMIRMMGLEGDMFVGSSLIKLYAENACIDDARLLFDIMPNRDCVLWNVMIYGYLKNEDYINAIEVFLEMRKSGTKPNSVTFVSTLSVCATEGIIRLGTQLHGLSVIFGFETDPPVANTLVSVYSKCKHFIDARRVFETMPRTDVVLWNAIISGYVQNGMMEQALDLFNEMIDLGIKPDSVTFSSLLPSIAESTILELGKEAHGYIVRHGVPLDVFLKSALIDLYFKCKDVKMAKRTFEQTSLTDIVIYTGMISGYVLNGMNMDAVETFRKLMDEGKRPNSLTLASLLPACAGLASPRLGKEVHGFALKNGIESRCYVGSAILDMYAKCGRVNLAHNVFKNMSQRDSVCWNSMITGYSQNGKPQEAIHLFRQMGAAQGIKYDCVSVTSALSACASLPALYYGKEIHGYMIKQPSCSDIFGKSTLIDMYAKCGNLELARRVFDQAEEKNEVSWNSIIAAYGMHGLLSECLSLFHKMLENYIRPDYVTFLTIISACGHVGEIDQGIRYFHLMRDKYRILPRMEHYGCMVDLFGRAGRLKEAFETIKSMPFPPDAGVWGTLLGACRVHGNVDLAEIASSHLFDLDPENSGYYTLLSNVHADAGQWIGVHRVRHLMKERGLQKIPGRSWVEIDNVTHIFVAADWTHPQSGEIYFALDILLQELRREGYAPQLCHLRNPQAEEII, encoded by the coding sequence ATGTGCATGGATGCGTTAACTACAAGAGCACGGAGCCCCTTCCTCTTGTTAAAACGCTTCGTAACGGCCGTTGCCTGCAGTTTTGAGCCCTCTCTTCCTCAATCAAATTCGCTTTTCCTGCCACATCCTGAAGAGCATTCAGTTAGCCGCTTTGCATTGCTGCTGCAATCTTGCTCTGGCCCCTCTGACCTCCAGCTGGGCCGAAAACTCCATGCTCAAGTCATCACCTATGGGCTTAAATCCAATGCCCTCATTTGCTCAAAGCTCTTGGGAATGTATGTTCTCTGCGGCAGCTTCATTGATGCCACGAGCATGTTTTATCGGATGGAAATTCAACATTCTTTGCCCTGGAATTGGATGATCAGAGGATGGACTATGTCTGGTCAGTTCAAATTTGCCCTGTTGTTTTACTTCAAGATGTTGGGTCTTGGTATCTGCCCTGACAAATACACTTTCCCCTACGTGGTCAAATCTTGCAGTGGATTGGGGAGTGCTGTTATGGGTAGATTGGTCCATCAAATGATTCGGATGATGGGTCTTGAAGGTGACATGTTTGTGGGCAGTTCCTTGATCAAGTTATATGCTGAGAATGCGTGTATTGATGATGCCCGACTATTATTTGATATAATGCCAAATAGAGACTGTGTCCTGTGGAACGTGATGATATATGgttatttgaaaaatgaagATTATATTAATGCCATTGAGGTGTTTTTAGAGATGAGGAAGAGTGGGACGAAACCCAATTCAGTGACATTTGTGAGCACTCTATCAGTTTGTGCAACGGAAGGAATTATTAGGTTGGGGACTCAACTCCATGGGCTCAGTGTAATTTTCGGCTTTGAGACAGACCCGCCTGTAGCCAACACTTTGGTGTCTGTCTACTCAAAATGCAAGCACTTCATCGATGCTCGTAGGGTATTTGAGACCATGCCACGAACTGATGTGGTCCTGTGGAATGCAATCATTTCTGGGTATGTGCAGAATGGAATGATGGAACAGGCCCTTGATTTGTTCAATGAGATGATTGACCTTGGCATCAAACCTGACTCAGTGACCTTCTCTAGCCTTCTCCCTTCTATTGCTGAATCAACAATTCTAGAGCTTGGTAAGGAAGCTCATGGATATATTGTACGGCACGGAGTTCCTTTGGATGTGTTCTTGAAGAGTGCACTTATTGACCTTTACTTCAAGTGCAAGGATGTGAAAATGGCAAAGAGGACATTTGAACAAACGAGCTTAACCGATATTGTCATCTACACGGGAATGATTTCGGGATATGTGCTCAATGGCATGAACATGGATGCTGTTGAGACTTTTAGGAAGTTAATGGATGAGGGAAAACGTCCAAATTCGCTTACTTTGGCCAGTCTTTTGCCTGCATGTGCGGGTTTGGCCTCTCCGAGACTAGGGAAGGAAGTGCATGGCTTTGCCCTCAAGAATGGAATCGAATCTCGATGTTACGTGGGAAGTGCGATTTTGGATATGTATGCGAAATGTGGAAGGGTGAATCTTGCTCATAATGTCTTTAAGAACATGTCCCAACGGGACTCTGTTTGCTGGAATTCAATGATAACAGGCTATTCCCAGAATGGGAAACCTCAGGAAGCCATCCATCTTTTTCGACAAATGGGAGCTGCTCAAGGAATTAAGTATGACTGTGTCAGTGTAACATCTGCCCTCTCCGCCTGTGCTAGCTTACCTGCACTGTATTATGGGAAGGAGATCCATGGCTACATGATCAAGCAGCCGTCCTGCTCAGATATTTTTGGCAAGAGCACCTTGATAGACATGTATGCAAAATGCGGAAATTTGGAACTTGCACGTCGTGTGTTTGACCAAGCAGAAGAGAAGAATGAGGTTTCCTGGAACAGTATTATTGCAGCCTATGGGATGCACGGTCTCCTCAGCGaatgtctctctctcttccataAAATGTTGGAAAACTATATTCGGCCCGATTATGTGACATTTCTTACAATAATATCAGCTTGTGGTCATGTGGGTGAGATCGACCAAGGGATTCGTTACTTTCATTTGATGAGGGACAAATACAGGATTCTGCCCAGGATGGAGCATTATGGGTGCATGGTGGACCTGTTTGGGCGTGCCGGTCGTTTGAAAGAAGCCTTTGAGACCATAAAGAGCATGCCCTTTCCCCCAGATGCGGGCGTGTGGGGGACCCTCTTGGGAGCTTGTAGGGTTCACGGCAACGTGGATCTCGCTGAGATAGCTTCAAGCCATCTCTTCGACTTAGACCCGGAAAATTCTGGCTATTACACACTGCTATCAAATGTACATGCTGATGCAGGCCAATGGATTGGGGTTCATAGAGTACGACACTTGATGAAGGAAAGAGGACTTCAAAAGATACCCGGGCGTAGTTGGGTAGAGATTGACAACGTTACTCACATTTTTGTTGCTGCAGATTGGACTCACCCGCAGTCAGGAGAAATATATTTCGCATTGGATATTCTTCTGCAAGAGCTCAGGAGAGAAGGCTATGCACCTCAACTTTGTCATCTAAGGAATCCACAAGCTGAGGAGATCATTTGA
- the LOC116187235 gene encoding pentatricopeptide repeat-containing protein At4g21300 isoform X2, with translation MDYVCGLGSAVMGRLVHQMIRMMGLEGDMFVGSSLIKLYAENACIDDARLLFDIMPNRDCVLWNVMIYGYLKNEDYINAIEVFLEMRKSGTKPNSVTFVSTLSVCATEGIIRLGTQLHGLSVIFGFETDPPVANTLVSVYSKCKHFIDARRVFETMPRTDVVLWNAIISGYVQNGMMEQALDLFNEMIDLGIKPDSVTFSSLLPSIAESTILELGKEAHGYIVRHGVPLDVFLKSALIDLYFKCKDVKMAKRTFEQTSLTDIVIYTGMISGYVLNGMNMDAVETFRKLMDEGKRPNSLTLASLLPACAGLASPRLGKEVHGFALKNGIESRCYVGSAILDMYAKCGRVNLAHNVFKNMSQRDSVCWNSMITGYSQNGKPQEAIHLFRQMGAAQGIKYDCVSVTSALSACASLPALYYGKEIHGYMIKQPSCSDIFGKSTLIDMYAKCGNLELARRVFDQAEEKNEVSWNSIIAAYGMHGLLSECLSLFHKMLENYIRPDYVTFLTIISACGHVGEIDQGIRYFHLMRDKYRILPRMEHYGCMVDLFGRAGRLKEAFETIKSMPFPPDAGVWGTLLGACRVHGNVDLAEIASSHLFDLDPENSGYYTLLSNVHADAGQWIGVHRVRHLMKERGLQKIPGRSWVEIDNVTHIFVAADWTHPQSGEIYFALDILLQELRREGYAPQLCHLRNPQAEEII, from the exons ATGGACTATGTCTG TGGATTGGGGAGTGCTGTTATGGGTAGATTGGTCCATCAAATGATTCGGATGATGGGTCTTGAAGGTGACATGTTTGTGGGCAGTTCCTTGATCAAGTTATATGCTGAGAATGCGTGTATTGATGATGCCCGACTATTATTTGATATAATGCCAAATAGAGACTGTGTCCTGTGGAACGTGATGATATATGgttatttgaaaaatgaagATTATATTAATGCCATTGAGGTGTTTTTAGAGATGAGGAAGAGTGGGACGAAACCCAATTCAGTGACATTTGTGAGCACTCTATCAGTTTGTGCAACGGAAGGAATTATTAGGTTGGGGACTCAACTCCATGGGCTCAGTGTAATTTTCGGCTTTGAGACAGACCCGCCTGTAGCCAACACTTTGGTGTCTGTCTACTCAAAATGCAAGCACTTCATCGATGCTCGTAGGGTATTTGAGACCATGCCACGAACTGATGTGGTCCTGTGGAATGCAATCATTTCTGGGTATGTGCAGAATGGAATGATGGAACAGGCCCTTGATTTGTTCAATGAGATGATTGACCTTGGCATCAAACCTGACTCAGTGACCTTCTCTAGCCTTCTCCCTTCTATTGCTGAATCAACAATTCTAGAGCTTGGTAAGGAAGCTCATGGATATATTGTACGGCACGGAGTTCCTTTGGATGTGTTCTTGAAGAGTGCACTTATTGACCTTTACTTCAAGTGCAAGGATGTGAAAATGGCAAAGAGGACATTTGAACAAACGAGCTTAACCGATATTGTCATCTACACGGGAATGATTTCGGGATATGTGCTCAATGGCATGAACATGGATGCTGTTGAGACTTTTAGGAAGTTAATGGATGAGGGAAAACGTCCAAATTCGCTTACTTTGGCCAGTCTTTTGCCTGCATGTGCGGGTTTGGCCTCTCCGAGACTAGGGAAGGAAGTGCATGGCTTTGCCCTCAAGAATGGAATCGAATCTCGATGTTACGTGGGAAGTGCGATTTTGGATATGTATGCGAAATGTGGAAGGGTGAATCTTGCTCATAATGTCTTTAAGAACATGTCCCAACGGGACTCTGTTTGCTGGAATTCAATGATAACAGGCTATTCCCAGAATGGGAAACCTCAGGAAGCCATCCATCTTTTTCGACAAATGGGAGCTGCTCAAGGAATTAAGTATGACTGTGTCAGTGTAACATCTGCCCTCTCCGCCTGTGCTAGCTTACCTGCACTGTATTATGGGAAGGAGATCCATGGCTACATGATCAAGCAGCCGTCCTGCTCAGATATTTTTGGCAAGAGCACCTTGATAGACATGTATGCAAAATGCGGAAATTTGGAACTTGCACGTCGTGTGTTTGACCAAGCAGAAGAGAAGAATGAGGTTTCCTGGAACAGTATTATTGCAGCCTATGGGATGCACGGTCTCCTCAGCGaatgtctctctctcttccataAAATGTTGGAAAACTATATTCGGCCCGATTATGTGACATTTCTTACAATAATATCAGCTTGTGGTCATGTGGGTGAGATCGACCAAGGGATTCGTTACTTTCATTTGATGAGGGACAAATACAGGATTCTGCCCAGGATGGAGCATTATGGGTGCATGGTGGACCTGTTTGGGCGTGCCGGTCGTTTGAAAGAAGCCTTTGAGACCATAAAGAGCATGCCCTTTCCCCCAGATGCGGGCGTGTGGGGGACCCTCTTGGGAGCTTGTAGGGTTCACGGCAACGTGGATCTCGCTGAGATAGCTTCAAGCCATCTCTTCGACTTAGACCCGGAAAATTCTGGCTATTACACACTGCTATCAAATGTACATGCTGATGCAGGCCAATGGATTGGGGTTCATAGAGTACGACACTTGATGAAGGAAAGAGGACTTCAAAAGATACCCGGGCGTAGTTGGGTAGAGATTGACAACGTTACTCACATTTTTGTTGCTGCAGATTGGACTCACCCGCAGTCAGGAGAAATATATTTCGCATTGGATATTCTTCTGCAAGAGCTCAGGAGAGAAGGCTATGCACCTCAACTTTGTCATCTAAGGAATCCACAAGCTGAGGAGATCATTTGA